One region of Primulina tabacum isolate GXHZ01 chromosome 1, ASM2559414v2, whole genome shotgun sequence genomic DNA includes:
- the LOC142537374 gene encoding uncharacterized protein LOC142537374 translates to MDMEHPQPELYGGADAVLGLKPNSSISVAYHSLFGPHDDLMLLELDDKLVPEVLQQRVILRGQPDEDAVLCTDTKTYAIKFVGTSNSVFLIPPCDKSVQVCNDKGDGNVVASVIKVSSGSMELVETAPKLDRLKALLSQNPYSFDEASKMDILDEGEKTKIGLYRWDDLADMLQASDVELRLGLESVLAVEIDGYWRTLDDKYMNGILNMLLYDTILKVWSINALNEDAVVCALETDGYPRNIAYHCLRVFCDKVHEDVGGSCIWNLNARRICVHFAREILRGGKMKLEVFMNEWISKVPDEMNASFDMLEGEVLTEKLGMESWIYSFSVSSLPSTPGERFSILFRERPRWEWKVLEPFVRDLSVPGLTSEGLLLKYTRRTQPTADAEPVYSAR, encoded by the exons ATGGACATGGAACATCCACAACCTGAATTATATGGAGGAGCAGATGCTGTGCTCGGGCTTAAACCAAACTCGTCAATCTCTGTAGCTTATCATTCTCTGTTTGGCCCTCATGATGACTTGATGCTTCTTGAACTTGATGATAAGTTAGTACCTGAAGTCCTCCAGCAAAG AGTGATCTTAAGAGGACAGCCTGATGAAGATGCAGTTCTTTGTACAGATACTAAGACATATGCCATTAAATTTGTGGGTACATCCAATTCTGTATTTCTCATACCTCCCTGTGATAAATCTGTGCAAGTATGTAATGATAAAGGTGATGGCAATGTGGTTGCATCTGTTATCAAAGTTTCATCAGGAAGTATGGAACTTGTTGAGACTGCACCCAAACTAGATAGACTTAAGGCACTTCTCTCTCAAAATCCTTACAGCTTTGACGAGGCTTCAAAAATGGACATCTTAGATGAGGGAGAGAAAACTAAGATAGGCTTATACAGATGGGATGATCTTGCTGACATGTTACAGGCTAGTGATGTGGAACTAAGGCTTGGGTTAGAATCTGTTTTAGCGGTAGAAATTGATGGCTACTGGCGAACTTTGGATGATAAATATATGAATGGAATCCTGAACATGCTTCTTTATGACACTATACTAAAAGTCTGGTCCATTAATGCACTTAATGAAGATGCAGTTGTGTGTGCGTTAGAAACAGATGGATATCCTCGGAATATTGCATACCATTGCTTGCGAGTCTTCTGTGATAAGGTGCACGAGGATGTTGGTGGGAGTTGTATCTGGAATTTGAATGCAAGGCGCATTTGTGTGCATTTTGCAAGAGAAATCTTAAGAGGAGGAAAGATGAAGCTTGAAGTCTTTATGAATGAATGGATCAGCAAGGTTCCTGATGAAATGAATGCAAGTTTTGACATGTTAGAAGGTGAGGTTCTAACAGAGAAGTTAGGAATGGAGAGTTGGATTTACTCCTTTAGTGTATCTTCTCTTCCCTCTACTCCTGGAGAGCGATTTTCCATTCTATTTCGTGAGAGGCCAAGGTGGGAATGGAAGGTTCTAGAACCATTTGTCAG GGATCTGAGTGTGCCGGGACTTACCTCGGAAGGTTTACTCCTCAAATATACTCGCAGAACTCAACCTACTGCAGATGCAGAGCCTGTATACAGTGCACGATAG